From a single Mus caroli chromosome X, CAROLI_EIJ_v1.1, whole genome shotgun sequence genomic region:
- the LOC110286284 gene encoding transcription factor SPT20 homolog codes for MERHLAEALEQTDDIIETVQHEPPPARPLSPGEKSLHDKLYDIYVEECQKEPDAGGLQHNVNLLEKLLRREALPCLVVNLYPKNQGYSLMLKDKDGVLIEPCPVPYLGQKLLEYLDAEELPSFLIDVLDKSPVNVFHHGCVIAEIRDYRQCSNVHPPGELGAEPAVSSDVSSAWSSAASSAESSAVPSTTSPPAYQTRHILLRPTMQSLVSDVESITSDNRQWTEEEKLELESQLILATAEPLCLDPSVAVACTANRLLFNEQKMMTDSIRQCFTSQEWSFLDLEEEQYICTTPPDVSTGVACRKEAETKPGDQNELKLAEAGKCVDAQKQGPCELEAPGEVDVHKYATGKQTMPCDDAESTARPPPEVTGTEAISKNLKRSLPDCFLHAYSCLRLVNGKPSSSAPTPFRPHQLFDTAHLISVPHLRGLGCPAF; via the exons ATGGAACGGCATCTAGCTGAGGCTTTGGAGCAGACAGATGATATTATTGAGACTGTCCAGCATGAGCCTCCTCCAGCCAGACCGCTGTCTCCTGGGGAAAAATCTCTTCATGACAAACTGTATGACATTTATGTTGAAGAATGTCAAAAAGAGCCAGATGCAGGGGGGCTTCAACACAATGTCAACTTGCTAGAGAAGCTTCTGAGGAGAGAGGCATTGCCATGTTTAGTGGTCAACCTCTACCCCAAAAATCAGGGCTATTCTCTCATGCTGAAGGACAAAGATGGAGTCCTTATTGAGCCCTGTCCGGTGCCTTATTTAGGACAGAAACTGCTTGAATACTTGGATGCTGAAGAGCTACCTTCTTTTCTGATTGATGTCCTGGACAAGTCTCCTGTGAATGTTTTTCACCATGGGTGTGTCATAGCAGAAATCCGAGACTACAGACAATGCAGTAATGTCCACCCTCCTGGGGAGCTTGGTGCAGAGCCTGCTGTGTCCTCTGATGTGTCCTCTGCCTGGTCCTCTGCTGCAtcatctgctgagtcatctgcTGTGCCGTCTACTACATCGCCTCCTGCTTACCAAACTCGGCATATTCTCTTACGTCCCACGATGCAGAGTCTAGTAAGTGATGTAGAGTCCATTACAAGTGATAACCGGCAGTGGACTGAGGAAGAAAAACTTGAGCTTGAGAGCCAACTGATTTTAGCAACAGCTGAGCCACTGTGTCTGGATCCCTCCGTTGCTGTCGCCTGCACAGCCAACAGACTGCTGTTTAATGAGCAGAAGATGATGACAGACTCTATAAGACAATGCTTTACAAGTCAGGAGTGGTCCTTTCTAGATCTGGAAGAAGAACAGTATATATGTACAACTCCCCCTGATGTTTCAACAGGGGTTGCTTgcagaaaagaagcagaaaccaaacCAGGTGACCAAAATGAGCTGAAGCTCGCTGAAGCAGGAAAGTGTGTAGATGCCCAGAAGCAGGGACCCTGtgaactggaggccccaggagagGTGGATGTGCATAAATATGCTACAGGGAAGCAAACCATGCCCTGTGATGATGCAGAGTCAACAGCCCGGCCTCCTCCTGAG GTTACTGGCACGGAGGCAATAAGTAAGAACCTAAAGCGCAGTCTTCCAGACTGCTTCTTGCATGCCTACAGTTGTCTGAGGCTGGTAAATGGGaagccctcctcctctgcccccaccccgtTTCGTCCTCATCAGTTGTTTGACACTGCCCACCTCATCTCAGTTCCTCATCTCAGGGGACTGGGCTGCCCTGCCTTTTAG